The Kineothrix sp. MB12-C1 genome includes a window with the following:
- the rsxA gene encoding electron transport complex subunit RsxA, translating to MKDLLIIMIGSSLVSNVVLSQFLGLCPFLGVSKKTNTAAGMGIAVVFVITLASAVTGVIYKYVLEVFDITYLQTIVFILVIAALVQFVEMFLKKFMPSLYQSLGVYLPLITTNCAVLGVALVNVQKKYDILTGIVNGFATAVGFTIAILILAGIREKMEYNDIPESFKGMPIVLVTAGLMAIAFCGFSGLL from the coding sequence ATTAAAGACTTGTTGATAATTATGATCGGTTCTTCTTTGGTGAGCAACGTTGTACTCAGCCAGTTCTTAGGCTTGTGTCCTTTTCTCGGAGTTTCTAAGAAGACCAATACAGCTGCAGGAATGGGCATCGCCGTTGTTTTCGTTATCACCCTTGCTTCTGCGGTAACAGGAGTGATTTATAAGTATGTACTAGAGGTGTTCGATATTACTTATCTGCAAACAATCGTGTTTATCTTAGTCATCGCAGCACTCGTTCAGTTTGTAGAAATGTTTTTAAAGAAATTTATGCCATCCCTTTATCAGTCTCTGGGCGTATATTTACCGCTCATTACGACAAACTGTGCGGTGCTTGGTGTAGCGCTTGTAAACGTTCAGAAGAAATACGATATTCTGACAGGAATTGTCAATGGATTTGCCACTGCGGTAGGATTCACCATCGCTATTTTAATTCTGGCAGGAATCCGTGAAAAGATGGAATATAACGATATACCGGAATCCTTTAAGGGAATGCCTATTGTGCTCGTAACAGCCGGACTTATGGCAATCGCTTTCTGCGGATTTTCAGGCTTATTGTAG
- a CDS encoding RnfABCDGE type electron transport complex subunit D gives MLAVVIALLPAAGFGIYNFGIDALILIVVTVASTVITEYAYEKWMKKKITIGDYSAVVTGLLLALNLPSSAPWWIGVIGGVFAILVVKMLFGGLGQNFMNPALAARCFLIISFTSIMTNFEVDAYSGATPLAAIKNGESVNILDMIIGKTAGTIGETSMIAIVIGACFLLLLGVIDLRVPGSYIVSFVIFICLFGGHGADPAYISAQLAGGGLMLGAFFMATDYVTRPITKNGQYVYGIFLGVLTGIFRVFGPSAEGVSYAIIIGNLLVPLMEKMTLPKGFGIKGGKVHE, from the coding sequence ATGCTTGCCGTAGTTATCGCTTTGCTTCCGGCAGCAGGATTTGGTATTTATAATTTTGGAATCGATGCGTTGATTTTGATTGTGGTAACGGTGGCATCAACGGTTATTACAGAATATGCCTACGAGAAATGGATGAAGAAGAAAATAACAATTGGGGATTATTCCGCTGTTGTTACCGGACTATTATTGGCACTGAACCTTCCTTCTTCCGCTCCCTGGTGGATTGGAGTAATCGGTGGTGTATTCGCTATTTTAGTAGTAAAGATGCTTTTTGGCGGTCTGGGCCAGAACTTTATGAACCCGGCTTTGGCAGCCAGATGTTTTTTAATTATTTCCTTCACTTCCATTATGACGAATTTCGAAGTGGATGCTTACAGCGGAGCGACACCGCTTGCGGCGATTAAAAATGGAGAAAGCGTTAATATCCTCGATATGATTATCGGAAAGACGGCAGGAACGATTGGCGAGACGTCCATGATAGCCATCGTTATCGGGGCATGTTTCCTTTTGTTACTCGGAGTTATCGACCTTAGAGTACCGGGAAGCTACATCGTGAGCTTTGTTATTTTTATTTGCTTGTTTGGCGGTCATGGAGCCGATCCGGCGTATATAAGTGCCCAGCTTGCGGGCGGCGGTCTGATGTTAGGTGCCTTTTTTATGGCAACGGATTACGTGACCCGTCCCATTACCAAGAATGGGCAGTATGTTTACGGCATTTTTCTGGGCGTTTTAACAGGAATTTTCCGTGTATTCGGCCCGTCGGCAGAAGGTGTTTCCTATGCAATTATTATCGGGAACCTTTTGGTGCCTCTGATGGAGAAAATGACCCTTCCCAAAGGATTCGGTATCAAAGGAGGGAAAGTTCATGAATAG
- a CDS encoding RnfABCDGE type electron transport complex subunit B: MSITGVVIAVAMIGAIGLFVGVFLGVAAIKFHVEVDEREEAVLAALPGNNCGGCGFPGCSGLAAAIVKGEAAVNACPVGGEAVGKAVAQIMGVEAEAATRMVAFVECQGDCDKTTRDYEYSGVEDCRMMAYVPGGGPKTCNYGCHGYGNCVRVCPFDAIHVVNGVAVVDRDACKACGKCVEECPKELIKMIPYDAMYVVACNSKDKGPVTTKACSVGCIGCQLCKKNCPSEAVDVVEFNATIDYEKCIECGVCMEKCPKKTILKRA, encoded by the coding sequence ATGAGTATAACTGGTGTTGTGATTGCAGTGGCGATGATAGGAGCCATAGGACTTTTTGTCGGCGTGTTTCTCGGTGTCGCTGCCATTAAGTTTCATGTGGAAGTGGATGAAAGAGAGGAGGCCGTATTGGCGGCTCTGCCCGGCAATAACTGCGGTGGATGTGGATTTCCGGGATGTTCCGGCCTGGCGGCGGCTATCGTAAAAGGAGAAGCAGCGGTGAATGCCTGCCCGGTAGGCGGGGAAGCGGTAGGGAAGGCGGTCGCACAGATCATGGGTGTGGAAGCGGAGGCTGCCACGAGAATGGTAGCGTTTGTTGAATGCCAGGGTGACTGCGATAAAACTACAAGAGACTACGAATATTCAGGGGTAGAGGACTGCCGGATGATGGCATATGTGCCTGGTGGCGGACCGAAAACGTGTAATTATGGCTGTCATGGATATGGTAATTGTGTGAGGGTATGCCCCTTCGATGCCATTCATGTGGTAAATGGAGTTGCAGTGGTAGACAGGGATGCTTGTAAGGCTTGTGGTAAATGTGTGGAGGAGTGCCCGAAGGAATTGATTAAGATGATTCCTTACGATGCGATGTATGTAGTGGCATGTAACTCCAAAGATAAAGGACCGGTTACGACAAAAGCCTGCAGTGTAGGATGTATCGGATGTCAGCTATGCAAGAAGAATTGTCCTTCGGAAGCGGTGGATGTTGTGGAGTTTAACGCTACTATCGACTATGAGAAGTGTATTGAATGTGGTGTCTGCATGGAGAAATGTCCGAAGAAGACTATTTTAAAAAGAGCATAG
- a CDS encoding RnfABCDGE type electron transport complex subunit G has protein sequence MNSHIKGMVKDALILFVITVIAGLLLGVGYEVTKEPIAAQVEKAKQEACREVFTDAVSFEEIEIGEPGDALSQQWSELGFDGADIDEAMSALDTNGNLIGYVVTVTDHEGYSGDIRFMMGVQTDGTLNGISILAISETAGLGMRAEEVLKPQFAGKKVESFEYVKSGAAMENQIDAISGATITTHAVTNGVNAGLYYARTILIEGGSVNE, from the coding sequence ATGAATAGTCATATAAAAGGTATGGTGAAAGATGCTCTCATTTTATTTGTTATCACGGTGATTGCAGGTTTACTCTTAGGAGTAGGTTATGAAGTGACGAAGGAACCGATTGCAGCGCAGGTAGAAAAGGCGAAGCAGGAAGCTTGCAGGGAAGTATTTACGGATGCGGTCAGCTTTGAAGAGATAGAAATTGGCGAACCTGGCGATGCCTTAAGCCAGCAGTGGAGCGAACTTGGATTTGACGGTGCGGATATCGATGAAGCGATGAGTGCACTGGATACGAACGGTAATCTTATCGGATATGTAGTTACGGTGACGGATCACGAAGGATATAGCGGAGATATCCGTTTTATGATGGGAGTTCAGACGGATGGAACTTTGAATGGAATATCTATATTGGCGATTTCTGAAACTGCCGGACTGGGTATGCGTGCAGAGGAAGTATTGAAACCGCAGTTTGCGGGTAAAAAGGTGGAGAGTTTCGAATACGTGAAATCGGGAGCGGCCATGGAGAATCAGATCGATGCCATCAGCGGGGCGACGATCACGACGCACGCGGTGACGAACGGTGTGAATGCCGGACTTTATTATGCCCGTACAATTCTGATAGAAGGAGGCAGCGTCAATGAATAG
- the rsxE gene encoding electron transport complex subunit RsxE has protein sequence MNSIKERVFNGLIKENPTFVLMLGMCPTLAVTTSAMNGLGMGLTTMVVLALSNAMISALRNIIPDKVRIPAFIVVIASFVTMMELLLEGFIPALYDALGIYIPLIVVNCIILGRAEAYASKNPVIPSLFDGIGMGLGFAFALTCIGAVREILGAGELFGLRVMPESYIPATIFIMAPGAFFVLAVLTAIQNKIKANGQKKGKDMSKIQSGCNEDCMSCSDGGCSHKFYDTSEKESVTND, from the coding sequence ATGAATAGCATAAAAGAAAGAGTTTTTAACGGGTTGATCAAAGAAAATCCCACCTTCGTGCTGATGCTCGGTATGTGTCCCACCTTGGCGGTAACGACCTCGGCAATGAATGGACTCGGTATGGGACTGACGACGATGGTTGTACTCGCACTCAGTAATGCCATGATTTCGGCGCTTCGCAATATTATTCCGGATAAGGTAAGAATTCCTGCATTTATCGTTGTTATCGCTTCTTTTGTTACGATGATGGAACTACTGTTGGAAGGGTTTATTCCGGCTTTATATGATGCACTGGGAATCTATATTCCTTTGATTGTAGTGAACTGTATTATTTTGGGAAGAGCGGAAGCATATGCCTCCAAGAACCCGGTGATTCCCTCTTTGTTCGACGGCATCGGTATGGGCCTCGGTTTCGCCTTCGCTCTTACTTGTATCGGTGCGGTAAGGGAGATTCTCGGTGCCGGCGAGCTGTTCGGTCTGCGCGTTATGCCTGAGTCTTATATACCCGCCACCATTTTCATTATGGCTCCGGGAGCCTTCTTCGTTCTGGCAGTGCTTACGGCTATTCAGAATAAGATCAAGGCGAACGGGCAGAAGAAGGGGAAAGATATGTCGAAAATTCAGTCAGGATGTAATGAGGATTGCATGAGTTGTTCCGATGGGGGCTGCAGTCATAAATTCTACGATACCTCAGAAAAGGAGAGTGTAACAAATGATTAA